In Ferroplasma sp., a single window of DNA contains:
- a CDS encoding DUF4382 domain-containing protein, which produces MKSNKLMSVIVIVIIVAVVAGGGYYAYHYETTGKLKVSAADTPTGLSGVMDVNVTFSAIALHSDKASSNSTGWTNYSLHDKTVNIMNLTASDAAFLSNLSVHAGSYNLMKIYISNVSVYIEAGFLGFSSSTSVSLHLAHAFALVVFVHPLTVAAHTTTSMVTDFNLSNNIHMSSKTFNMSASVIIN; this is translated from the coding sequence ATGAAATCGAATAAATTAATGTCGGTAATCGTGATAGTAATAATAGTGGCAGTTGTTGCCGGTGGAGGCTATTATGCCTACCATTACGAAACAACCGGAAAATTGAAGGTCAGTGCAGCAGATACCCCAACTGGTCTCAGTGGGGTTATGGATGTAAATGTGACATTCTCTGCTATTGCACTGCATTCTGATAAAGCATCTTCAAATTCCACAGGATGGACAAACTACTCACTGCATGATAAGACTGTTAACATAATGAATCTAACCGCAAGCGATGCAGCCTTCCTATCAAATCTTTCAGTACATGCAGGAAGCTATAATCTGATGAAAATATACATAAGCAACGTTTCAGTATACATTGAAGCTGGATTCCTTGGATTTTCTAGTTCAACAAGCGTTAGTCTTCATCTGGCACACGCATTTGCACTTGTTGTCTTTGTCCATCCGCTCACAGTAGCCGCACATACCACCACATCCATGGTAACTGATTTCAACCTATCTAATAATATCCACATGAGCTCCAAGACATTCAACATGAGCGCATCAGTTATAATAAATTAA